The Candidatus Paceibacterota bacterium genome contains the following window.
GCTTAGGAAAGCCTCGGGGGCCTGTCGATCCCAAAAGTGAGGTAGTAATAAAAAGAAAGGCGAACCCAGAAATGATGAAAAGAATAACGAATTTTGTTTTTGAAATATTCATACAGAAATTATATCAACAAATTTAAAAACCTGCCCCGCATATTACATTGCGGGACGCTTAGCAAAACTAGCAGTCCAGTTGAGTACAACTGGACTGCTAGTTTTTTATAGTCACTCGCTTTGCTCGTTCGTTAAAAAATGGCGGCTGGCCGTCTGGTACGAAGTTGGAACTTTATTAGATAGCAAAAAGGGCTGATCCGTAGACCAGCCCTTTTTGTCCCTCTTATTTCGTTGGGGTAGCGTGAGTAACGATCATAAGCCAGCCGGGCAAATGTTCGTCAAAAACTTGCTGAACTCTCTGGATCCACTCCAGTGTCCCTACTCCTTCTTCTGGTATCGGGATCCAAGTCTCTCTAACAAGCCATCTCAACATGGCACGGTCATCAGAGAAACGTTCAAAGTGGATAGTAAGAATATCTTTCCCCGCGTGATATTGCTGTGCATTCTCTGGATTGAAAATCCAATACTTTTCTCTCATCGGCTTTGAGCTCCTAAATGTAGGGTAACTTATTTTTTGTAAAAGTCAAGTGCTGGCAGTGTGGTACGAAGTTGGAACTATTTTAGAGAATCTAAAAAAGTCTCTAGATTGGAGTCGGGTTTAAAAACAAGCACATCTTCATCCTTTGTCGGTATCTCAAGCTCTTTTATGGCTTGGTCTAAGTATTCTTGTTTAACATCGTGTCGTTCACCGGTTTCTCTATTTTTTAACCGCCTTTCTTTTTGTACTTCAAGTGGTGTATCTAAAAAAATTACTTTTGTTTTGGCGTTAGCTAATTTTACAAGTTGTCTCAATTCTTCCCTATGTTCAACTTTGGCGCTCACGTTATCGAAGACAACTGACTTTCCCTGTTTTAAATTATCCAGAATTTTTTCCTTACACAGATCAAGAAGTATTCTCCATTGATTATCATCATCTTGATCAATATTTAATTCTTTTTGCTTTTCAAAATACATAGCATCTTGACTAACTAAAACTGCGCCTATGTGTTCAGATATCTTTTTAGCAAGTGTAGATTTTCCTGAAAAACCTACACCACACATAATATATAAAGTTTGCATTTGTATCTCTATTATATCAAATTTACGAGCTGTGTCTCCTGAACAAAATCCGAACTTTTTTCCAAAATAATCCGAGCGAGGACTAATCTGCGCGCCTCGTCC
Protein-coding sequences here:
- a CDS encoding ATP-binding protein, whose translation is MQTLYIMCGVGFSGKSTLAKKISEHIGAVLVSQDAMYFEKQKELNIDQDDDNQWRILLDLCKEKILDNLKQGKSVVFDNVSAKVEHREELRQLVKLANAKTKVIFLDTPLEVQKERRLKNRETGERHDVKQEYLDQAIKELEIPTKDEDVLVFKPDSNLETFLDSLK